A genomic segment from Neodiprion lecontei isolate iyNeoLeco1 chromosome 1, iyNeoLeco1.1, whole genome shotgun sequence encodes:
- the LOC107226556 gene encoding zinc finger MYM-type protein 1-like: protein MNKPKDLSGSQKRKLKKARCEADKKSAVFFQGYVKRLRSDNEGGECSQTTDDLDPACPPSKDAVDSDGNLVAQSVNTGDMTIATDRNNLAEKVIEKDSTVSNIDWQDPAKWPNNISDSSRVAMVKLGPTKIDRNTIFPFDTDRRRFTIENCYRTLKNGEKMERSWLIYSETKDSVYCFCCKLFGLRNIPTQLQSTGFRSWRHLQDSLSSHEKSKMHIECMTDWKELKVRLDCRKTIDDENQNLIQREETYWKQVLERLVEIIKHLAKRNMAFRGSVDRLYEPNNGNFLSQVELMAKFDPILSEHVRRVQSGDLQRVHYLGKETQNEFIDILGNAIFKEISRRVVAAKYYSIILDCTSDISHEEQMTAVVRFVTVSKNTVEICEHFIGFVVVDDTTGKGLYETLLDILKSNNLELNNCQGQGYDNGSNMKGKNSGVQARILKDNKRAFFVSCSCHNLNLVVSDAGHSSVTAELFFGVLQRLFAVFAASTQRWQILKEHVNISVKSLPETRWEGKINAVKAVRFQIAEIRDALQELCRMSQGKDAKLRSELRGLCFEIESLSFLIRLVVWYDVLQVINKISKASQCPKVDLHTAMNMIDGALLQLQTFRESGFKTCIATAKKMAEKLDISQTLPESRTPRKRRFFDYESQHDERPSDPMKRLEIEFFNKLCDIAISSLRERFEMTQNVCEPFSIIRNSDNFMRLDRTQILTKSKALENYMTGEDENNDIDGRELAEELESLKAYFVAAGMTDLSALVMISHIIDKGLDEIYPNFTVTLRIFLTLPVTSASGERTFSKLKLIKTYLRSTMCQDRLNGLAAMSIEHGICNELNFSDIIASFANKKSRKVPL from the coding sequence ATGAACAAGCCCAAAGACTTATCAGGGTCCCAAAAgcggaaattaaaaaaagctCGATGTGAAGCGGACAAAAAAAgtgctgttttttttcaaggctATGTTAAGCGGTTGAGGTCTGATAATGAGGGTGGTGAATGTAGCCAAACCACGGATGATTTAGACCCCGCTTGTCCACCTTCCAAGGACGCCGTAGATTCTGATGGAAATTTGGTCGCTCAGTCAGTGAATACCGGAGATATGACGATAGCTACAGATAGAAACAACTTGGCAGAAAAAGTTATAGAAAAAGATTCTACAGTATCAAATATTGATTGGCAAGATCCTGCTAAGTGGCCGAATAACATCAGCGACAGTTCACGCGTAGCAATGGTAAAGCTAGGGCCTACAAAAATAGATCGGAATACAATTTTTCCTTTTGATACAGATCGCCGGCGCTTCACCATAGAAAATTGTTATCGAACCCTGAAGAATGGCGAAAAAATGGAGAGATCCTGGTTAATTTATTCAGAGACTAAGGATTCCGTTTATTGTTTTTGCTGCAAATTGTTTGGCCTCCGCAACATTCCAACCCAATTGCAATCGACCGGATTTAGATCCTGGCGGCACTTGCAAGACAGTTTGAGCTCGCATGAAAAATCCAAAATGCACATTGAATGCATGACAGACTGGAAAGAACTCAAAGTCCGTTTAGATTGTAGAAAAACCATCGATGatgagaatcaaaatttaatccAAAGAGAGGAAACCTATTGGAAACAAGTACTTGAAAGACtcgttgaaataattaagCATTTAGCTAAGCGGAATATGGCATTTCGAGGTTCTGTCGATCGATTATACGAGCCGAATAACGGTAATTTCTTGAGCCAAGTTGAACTGATGGCGAAATTCGATCCTATTTTAAGCGAACATGTACGTCGAGTTCAAAGTGGGGACCTCCAGCGCGTTCACTATTTGGGAAAGGAAACTCAGAACGAATTCATTGACATACTGGGTaatgcaattttcaaagaaattagCAGGCGAGTGGTAGCCGCGAAATATTACTCCATAATTTTAGACTGCACCTCCGATATTAGTCATGAAGAACAAATGACTGCCGTTGTTCGATTTGTCACTGTGTCTAAAAACACCGTGGAAATTTGCGAGCATTTCATTGGCTTCGTTGTTGTAGACGATACAACTGGTAAGGGATTGTATGAAACGTTGTTAGATATCTTGAAATCAAACAATCTTGAATTGAATAACTGTCAGGGTCAAGGGTATGACAATGGCAGTAATATGAAAGGTAAAAATAGTGGTGTTCAGGCCAGAATTTTGAAGGATAATAAAAGAGCGTTTTTCGTTTCCTGCAGTTGTCACAACCTCAACCTAGTAGTTTCAGATGCCGGACATTCGTCCGTCACAGCTGAACTATTCTTTGGTGTTCTTCAAAGGCTATTCGCAGTCTTCGCTGCTTCAACCCAGAGGTGGCAAATATTGAAGGAGCACGTTAATATCAGTGTGAAATCATTGCCTGAAACTCGCTGGGAAGGGAAAATAAATGCTGTAAAAGCTGTGAGGTTCCAAATAGCAGAAATCAGAGATGCGTTGCAGGAACTTTGTCGAATGTCGCAAGGTAAAGATGCAAAGCTGAGATCGGAACTGAGAGGCCTATGTTTCGAAATTGAGTCATTGTCTTTTCTGATTAGATTGGTAGTATGGTATGATGTACTGCAAGTGATCAACAAAATCAGTAAAGCTTCACAATGTCCGAAAGTTGATTTGCATACTGCGATGAACATGATTGATGGTGCTCTTCTTCAATTACAAACCTTTCGAGAATCCGGTTTCAAAACTTGCATAGCCACCGCTAAAAAAATGGCTGAGAAGTTAGATATTTCACAAACTTTACCCGAATCACGTACCCCACGAAAAAGACGATTCTTTGATTATGAGTCTCAGCACGACGAACGACCTAGCGATCCGATGAAAAGgttagaaattgaatttttcaacaaattatgCGATATAGCGATATCAAGCCTACGCGAACGTTTCGAAATGACCCAAAACGTTTGTGAACCATTTAGTATCATCCGAAACTCGGATAACTTTATGAGATTGGACAGAACCCAAATTTTGACTAAGTCCAAGGCTTTAGAAAATTATATGACTGGTGAAGACGAGAACAATGACATTGATGGTCGGGAGCTTGCCGAAGAACTGGAATCTTTAAAAGCTTACTTCGTAGCCGCTGGAATGACCGACTTGAGTGCACTCGTTATGATATCGCACATTATTGATAAAGGTCTGGATGAGATATATCCAAATTTCACTGTGACCTTAAGAATTTTCTTAACATTACCAGTAACCTCCGCGTCGGGTGAAAGGACCTTCTCAAAGCTAAAGCTCATCAAAACTTACCTGCGATCCACTATGTGCCAAGATCGACTGAATGGTTTAGCTGCGATGTCAATTGAGCATGGAATTTGCAACGAGTTGAATTTCAGCGATATTATAGCATCTTTTGCGAACAAAAAATCTCGCAAAGTCCCACTTTAA